From a single Mycolicibacterium moriokaense genomic region:
- a CDS encoding non-ribosomal peptide synthetase has translation MTDIADTREELGEHRLELIRRRLAERGLKSISPVPQSARSAEMSDGQRRMWFVQMADPTGAMLNVCLSYRITGALDAARLRDAVDAVSARHELLRTTYAADSDGEPQPIVHPDLTPGWSFHDLSTLADTPQRLRLEVLAQREFSAPFDLSADAPLRLTLVRTGPDEYVMLLVAHHIAWDDCCWRVFFADLTRAYNGEDLGPSLPVPSHADSATADDLDYWRTVMADPPEPLELPGPNGSAIPTNWRSARTTLELPDATVARVAALAKESGATPYMVLLAAFGVLIHRYTHSDDFLVAAPVLNRSAELENVIGYYGNTVALRLRPQRRQTFRDVLAHVRETTVGAFAHQHVNIDRVVRELNPDRRHGAERMTRVTFGARGADGAGFNPPGITCRRADLRAQFTQLPLGFMVEFDDAGVEVEAEYLVELLDAGLVRQMVQHYSVLLDSALADPEKPISELDLMTPADIDWLRRVSAGEEFAADAQTLATLVESQVARTPDAVAVVYEGRHYTYREINAAANRVAHWLIAKGIGTEDRIAVLLDRSPELVITALGVIKAGAVYLPVDPTYPEDRLSFILSDSDPKLVLREAVTELDGFRDDNPTDADRVRPLSPDSTAYLIYTSGSTGLPKGVPVPHRPVAEYFVWFKGDYQIDENERLLQVASPSFDVSMGEIFGMLGCGGRLVIPRPDGLRDIGYLTELLHTEGITSMHFVPSLLGLFLSLPGVNQWRTLQRVPIGGEALPGELADKFHATFDALLHNFYGPTETVINASRYKVEGKQGTRIVPIGTPKINTQIHLLDESLQPVPVGVIGEIYIGGTHVAQGYHRRPTLTAERFVADPFTSGGRLYRSGDLARRDAAGDIEFVGRADEQVKIRGFRIELGEVAAAISVDPSVGQAVVVVSDLPNLGKSLVGYLTPADDVEDVDVERIRTRVAAALPEYMTPAAYVVLDEIPITAHGKIDRTALPEPDIGSGVEYREPEEGTQRRIAELFAELLGRDRVGADDSFFDLGGHSLLATKLVAAVRDQFNIDVGVREVFELGTVAALAERIDADSAVASRRPRLVAVPRGGPLQMSASQLRMWFQYRVDGPNPVNNIPFAAKLTGPCDTDAFVHAMRDVVARHEVLRTTYREIDGVPHQIVDEGREVAVRRAHGADDAWLQTELDKERRHVFELERNLPIRAAVLSTPDAHVVSLVVHHIAADHWSAMVLFNDLLTAYRARRAGEAPKFAPMPVQYADYAAWQAALLADADGPIAAQREYWRRQLAGLREGIGLTPDFARPATLSGEGDAVEFTIDAATRAKFAELSQDLGITEFMLLQSAVAVALHKAGEGTDIPLGTPVAGRTEAALDQLVGFFINIVVLRNDLSGNPSLRDVLKAARDTALEAYANQDLPFDHVVDAVRPARSLSRNPLFNVVVHVREALPAGHLVDSSADGDTMFTALEPPFDVAHADLSVNFFAVDEGYRCHVIYRTDLYRRSTAERYVRWLCRVLTAFADDPDQRLRDVLIADREERREVYGFSTAAGVSVLDHWRDAVGVGVIGDVYDHVEEDQVTRLTPSGKRGRWTADGHLDIIEAEAVPAAPAKRVGPAEPARTETERILAAMLSEALEIPEIGRNDNFFSLGGDSIMAVQLAARARDAGIPLTARMVFEHPAIHDLAATVDNADAGPAIGDTHHEPMATSGLTADELASVTALFSASRHGEP, from the coding sequence GTGACTGACATCGCAGACACCCGCGAGGAGCTTGGTGAGCACCGGCTGGAGCTGATCCGCCGCAGGTTGGCCGAACGGGGATTGAAGTCGATCAGCCCCGTGCCGCAGAGCGCCCGCAGCGCCGAGATGTCCGATGGTCAGCGCCGCATGTGGTTCGTTCAGATGGCCGATCCCACCGGCGCGATGCTCAACGTCTGCCTGTCGTACCGCATCACGGGAGCACTGGATGCGGCGAGGCTGCGGGACGCCGTCGACGCCGTGTCGGCGCGCCATGAGTTGCTGCGCACCACCTACGCGGCCGATTCCGACGGTGAACCGCAGCCGATCGTGCACCCCGACCTCACACCCGGCTGGTCCTTCCACGACCTGTCCACTCTGGCTGACACACCTCAGCGGTTGCGCCTGGAAGTATTGGCGCAGCGAGAGTTCAGCGCGCCCTTCGACCTCAGTGCCGATGCCCCGCTGCGCTTGACGCTCGTCCGCACGGGACCCGACGAGTACGTCATGTTGCTGGTCGCACACCACATCGCCTGGGATGACTGCTGCTGGCGGGTGTTCTTCGCCGATCTCACCCGGGCCTACAACGGTGAAGACCTCGGCCCGTCCCTTCCGGTGCCGTCCCACGCGGACAGTGCGACCGCTGACGACCTCGACTACTGGCGCACGGTGATGGCCGATCCGCCGGAGCCTCTCGAGCTTCCGGGACCCAACGGCTCTGCCATACCGACGAATTGGCGTTCGGCGCGCACCACGTTGGAGTTGCCCGACGCGACGGTCGCTCGCGTGGCGGCCTTGGCCAAGGAGTCCGGTGCGACCCCGTACATGGTGTTGCTCGCCGCGTTCGGAGTGCTGATCCACCGCTACACGCACTCCGACGATTTCCTCGTCGCCGCGCCGGTGCTCAATCGCAGCGCTGAGCTCGAGAACGTCATCGGGTACTACGGCAACACCGTCGCACTGCGGCTGCGTCCGCAGCGTCGCCAGACCTTCCGCGATGTCCTCGCCCATGTCCGAGAGACGACGGTCGGCGCGTTCGCGCATCAGCACGTCAACATCGACCGCGTGGTCCGCGAGCTCAACCCCGACCGCAGGCACGGCGCGGAGCGGATGACCCGGGTGACCTTCGGTGCGCGGGGCGCCGACGGGGCAGGCTTCAACCCGCCCGGCATCACGTGTCGTCGTGCCGACCTGCGTGCGCAATTCACCCAACTGCCACTGGGATTCATGGTGGAGTTCGACGACGCCGGGGTCGAGGTGGAGGCGGAATACCTCGTTGAGCTGCTCGATGCCGGACTCGTTCGACAAATGGTGCAGCACTACTCGGTGTTGTTGGACAGCGCCCTCGCTGATCCCGAGAAGCCGATCAGCGAACTCGATCTGATGACGCCCGCCGATATCGACTGGCTGCGCCGGGTATCGGCTGGCGAGGAATTCGCCGCTGATGCACAGACATTGGCCACCTTGGTGGAATCTCAGGTCGCCCGCACGCCGGATGCCGTGGCCGTGGTCTACGAAGGACGGCACTACACCTACCGCGAGATCAACGCGGCGGCGAACCGGGTCGCGCACTGGCTGATCGCGAAGGGTATCGGCACCGAGGACCGCATCGCGGTGCTACTCGACCGGTCACCCGAACTGGTGATCACCGCGCTCGGTGTGATCAAGGCGGGAGCGGTGTACCTGCCGGTCGACCCGACCTACCCGGAGGACCGGCTCAGCTTCATCCTGTCCGACAGCGACCCGAAACTCGTGCTGCGCGAGGCCGTCACCGAACTCGACGGCTTCCGGGACGACAATCCGACCGACGCCGACCGGGTCCGGCCGCTGAGCCCGGACAGCACCGCTTACCTGATCTACACGTCGGGTTCGACCGGGCTGCCCAAGGGCGTGCCCGTGCCGCACCGGCCCGTCGCCGAGTACTTCGTCTGGTTCAAGGGTGACTACCAGATCGACGAGAACGAACGACTACTGCAGGTGGCGTCCCCGAGCTTCGACGTCTCCATGGGGGAGATCTTCGGCATGCTGGGATGTGGCGGGCGCCTGGTGATCCCGCGTCCGGACGGCCTGCGCGACATCGGCTATCTCACCGAGCTGCTGCACACCGAGGGCATCACCTCGATGCACTTTGTCCCCTCGCTGCTGGGTCTGTTCCTGTCGCTGCCCGGTGTCAATCAGTGGCGGACCCTGCAGCGGGTGCCGATCGGCGGCGAGGCGCTGCCTGGTGAGCTCGCCGACAAGTTCCATGCCACGTTCGATGCGCTGCTGCACAACTTCTACGGTCCGACCGAGACGGTGATCAACGCCAGCCGGTACAAGGTCGAGGGCAAGCAGGGCACCCGAATCGTTCCGATCGGCACGCCGAAGATCAACACCCAGATCCACCTGCTCGACGAATCCTTGCAGCCGGTGCCGGTCGGCGTGATCGGCGAGATCTACATCGGCGGAACACATGTCGCGCAGGGTTATCACCGTAGGCCGACGCTCACCGCCGAGAGGTTCGTCGCCGACCCCTTCACATCAGGTGGCCGGCTCTATCGGTCGGGTGACCTCGCCCGTCGCGACGCCGCCGGCGACATCGAGTTTGTCGGACGCGCCGACGAGCAGGTCAAGATCCGCGGGTTCCGGATCGAACTCGGTGAGGTCGCCGCCGCGATCTCCGTGGACCCCAGCGTGGGCCAGGCGGTCGTCGTCGTCAGCGATCTGCCGAACCTCGGCAAGAGCCTCGTGGGCTATCTGACGCCTGCCGACGACGTCGAGGATGTCGACGTCGAACGCATCCGAACCCGTGTTGCCGCTGCGCTTCCCGAGTACATGACACCCGCGGCGTACGTCGTGCTCGATGAGATCCCGATCACCGCGCACGGCAAGATCGATCGCACCGCGCTACCGGAACCCGACATCGGCTCCGGCGTGGAGTACCGCGAGCCGGAAGAGGGCACGCAGCGTCGCATCGCCGAGCTGTTCGCCGAACTGCTCGGGCGGGATCGGGTAGGCGCCGACGATTCGTTCTTCGATCTGGGTGGCCACTCGCTGCTGGCCACCAAACTGGTTGCGGCGGTGCGCGACCAGTTCAACATCGACGTCGGCGTCCGCGAGGTCTTCGAGCTCGGCACGGTGGCAGCGCTGGCCGAACGCATCGACGCTGATTCGGCCGTCGCATCCCGCCGGCCACGGCTGGTCGCCGTCCCGCGCGGGGGCCCGCTGCAGATGTCGGCGTCACAGCTGCGCATGTGGTTCCAATACCGCGTCGACGGCCCGAATCCGGTCAACAACATCCCGTTCGCCGCCAAGCTCACCGGGCCCTGTGACACCGATGCGTTCGTGCACGCGATGCGCGATGTCGTGGCCCGGCACGAGGTGCTGCGAACCACCTACCGCGAAATCGACGGTGTGCCACACCAGATCGTCGACGAGGGTCGCGAGGTTGCGGTGCGTCGGGCCCACGGTGCCGACGACGCGTGGCTGCAGACCGAACTCGACAAGGAACGCCGGCACGTGTTCGAGCTCGAACGCAACCTGCCGATCCGCGCCGCTGTGCTGTCGACACCCGACGCGCATGTGGTCTCCCTGGTGGTCCACCACATCGCCGCCGACCACTGGTCCGCGATGGTGTTGTTCAACGATCTGCTGACGGCGTATCGCGCCCGCCGGGCCGGTGAGGCACCGAAGTTCGCGCCGATGCCGGTGCAGTACGCGGACTACGCGGCCTGGCAAGCCGCGCTGCTGGCCGACGCCGACGGACCCATCGCGGCACAGCGCGAGTACTGGCGCAGGCAGCTCGCCGGACTTCGGGAAGGTATCGGCCTGACACCGGATTTCGCGCGTCCGGCTACGTTGAGCGGAGAAGGCGACGCCGTCGAGTTCACGATCGACGCGGCGACCCGCGCGAAGTTCGCCGAGCTGAGCCAGGACCTCGGGATCACCGAGTTCATGCTGCTGCAATCGGCGGTCGCCGTCGCGCTGCACAAAGCCGGTGAGGGAACAGACATCCCGCTGGGCACCCCGGTGGCCGGCCGCACAGAGGCGGCACTCGATCAGCTGGTCGGGTTCTTCATCAACATCGTGGTGCTGCGCAACGATCTGAGCGGCAACCCGTCGTTGCGCGACGTGCTGAAGGCGGCACGCGACACCGCGCTGGAGGCGTACGCCAACCAGGACCTGCCCTTCGACCACGTCGTCGACGCGGTGCGACCCGCGCGGTCGCTCTCACGCAACCCGCTCTTCAACGTCGTCGTGCACGTACGGGAAGCGTTGCCCGCAGGCCATCTCGTGGACTCGAGCGCCGACGGCGACACGATGTTCACCGCACTCGAGCCGCCGTTCGACGTCGCGCACGCCGACCTGTCGGTCAACTTCTTCGCCGTCGACGAGGGTTACCGGTGCCATGTCATCTACCGCACCGATCTGTACCGGCGCTCCACAGCGGAGCGCTACGTGCGGTGGCTGTGCCGGGTGTTGACGGCGTTCGCCGACGATCCCGACCAGAGGCTGCGTGACGTCCTGATCGCCGACCGCGAGGAACGGCGTGAGGTGTACGGGTTCAGCACCGCGGCCGGCGTCAGCGTGCTCGACCATTGGCGCGATGCCGTCGGGGTGGGCGTCATCGGC